One window from the genome of Amphiprion ocellaris isolate individual 3 ecotype Okinawa chromosome 23, ASM2253959v1, whole genome shotgun sequence encodes:
- the LOC111562567 gene encoding uncharacterized protein LOC111562567 isoform X1, with protein MTVNAVFWGFFGTAMLMVFHSEADHRLPALKNLSYTWVDPFTLNLSWSWDKPKHLPDSCTINYEIHYPDKSEVRQVRTPNHHYEISFLTEQLESNEGNFSIHALTELLAESCAGWKKSESENISIGTQKPIVEVVKDFKCSIASSQTNCSWEPVSPSVDLKISYRICGIREENSLKKCHQFYRDGIRTGCLLQNDGQENNICVLAENAAGLQTFQAKRVIPLPKLNIRKDEDYLNLEWTSPDIGKACQLKYVVCYSECNRDKGCLEYRSVLNTLKHGPLPILYNKNCRYEFKFNATLEKYCPTIPSDGIAVECYGNNTDSIQPSDGTLTVVAIVIPVILSVGVILSCYCFRRHRAILCPTMPDPSTIFKEMMNGNKEQKTISESLYTPVPEPIEPITITPVSENSIFQQKS; from the exons ATGACTGTTAATGCGgtgttttggggcttttttgGCACTGCCATGTTAATGGTATTCCACAGCGAAGCTG ATCATCGCCTTCCAGCACTCAAAAACCTGTCGTACACGTGGGTCGACCCGTTTACCTTAAACCTGTCCTGGTCCTGGGACAAGCCCAAGCATCTGCCGGACAGCTGTACAATCAATTATGAAATACACTATCCAGACAAAAGTGAAGTG CGGCAGGTACGCACACCTAATCATCATTACGAAATCTCTTTTCTAACGGAACAACTGGAGTCGAATGAGGGAAACTTTAGCATTCATGCATTGACAGAGTTATTGGCAGAGTCCTGCGCTGGTTGGAAAAAGAGCGAATCTGAGAATATATCCATCGGTACACAAAAGCCAATCG TTGAGGTGGTGAAAGACTTCAAATGCTCCATTGCGTCCAGTCAGACAAACTGCTCCTGGGAGCCCGTGAGTCCATCTGTTGACCTGAAGATCTCCTATAG GATTTGTGGAATAAGGGAagaaaacagcttaaaaaaGTGTCATCAGTTCTACAGGGATGGAATAAGGACTGGATGTTTGCTGCAAAATGATGGTCAGGAAAACAACATCTGTGTGCTTGCTGAGAATGCAGCTGGACTGCAAACCTTTCAAGCTAAACGTG TGATTCCTTTGCCAAAGCTGAACATCAGAAAAGATGAAGACTATCTCAACCTGGAATGGACATCTCCAGATATTGGGAAAGCTTGTCAGTTGAAGTATGTGGTCTGCTACAGCGAATGCAACAGGGACAAA GGCTGCTTGGAATACCGTTCAGTCTTAAACACCCTAAAACATGGGCCTTTGCCGATTCTCTACAATAAAAACTGCCGTTACGAGTTTAAATTCAATGCCACGCTGGAGAAATATTGCCCGACAATACCCAGTGACGGCATTGCAGTTGAATGTTACG GTAATAACACAGACAGTATTCAGCCGTCCGATGGAACGCTGACTGTGGTCGCCATCGTCATCCCTGTTATTCTGTCTGTCGGCGTCATTCTGTCCTGCTACTGCTTCAGGAG gCACAGAGCCATACTTTGTCCCACCATGCCCGACCCCTCAACCATATTCAAGGAGATGATGAACGGAAACAAAGAACAGAAG aCCATATCAGAGAGTCTGTATACGCCGGTGCCAGAACCCATCGAACCCATCACAATTACCCCTGTATCTGAAAACAGCATCTTCCAGCAAAAGTCCTGA
- the LOC111562567 gene encoding uncharacterized protein LOC111562567 isoform X2, whose protein sequence is MTVNAVFWGFFGTAMLMVFHSEADHRLPALKNLSYTWVDPFTLNLSWSWDKPKHLPDSCTINYEIHYPDKSEVVRTPNHHYEISFLTEQLESNEGNFSIHALTELLAESCAGWKKSESENISIGTQKPIVEVVKDFKCSIASSQTNCSWEPVSPSVDLKISYRICGIREENSLKKCHQFYRDGIRTGCLLQNDGQENNICVLAENAAGLQTFQAKRVIPLPKLNIRKDEDYLNLEWTSPDIGKACQLKYVVCYSECNRDKGCLEYRSVLNTLKHGPLPILYNKNCRYEFKFNATLEKYCPTIPSDGIAVECYGNNTDSIQPSDGTLTVVAIVIPVILSVGVILSCYCFRRHRAILCPTMPDPSTIFKEMMNGNKEQKTISESLYTPVPEPIEPITITPVSENSIFQQKS, encoded by the exons ATGACTGTTAATGCGgtgttttggggcttttttgGCACTGCCATGTTAATGGTATTCCACAGCGAAGCTG ATCATCGCCTTCCAGCACTCAAAAACCTGTCGTACACGTGGGTCGACCCGTTTACCTTAAACCTGTCCTGGTCCTGGGACAAGCCCAAGCATCTGCCGGACAGCTGTACAATCAATTATGAAATACACTATCCAGACAAAAGTGAAGTG GTACGCACACCTAATCATCATTACGAAATCTCTTTTCTAACGGAACAACTGGAGTCGAATGAGGGAAACTTTAGCATTCATGCATTGACAGAGTTATTGGCAGAGTCCTGCGCTGGTTGGAAAAAGAGCGAATCTGAGAATATATCCATCGGTACACAAAAGCCAATCG TTGAGGTGGTGAAAGACTTCAAATGCTCCATTGCGTCCAGTCAGACAAACTGCTCCTGGGAGCCCGTGAGTCCATCTGTTGACCTGAAGATCTCCTATAG GATTTGTGGAATAAGGGAagaaaacagcttaaaaaaGTGTCATCAGTTCTACAGGGATGGAATAAGGACTGGATGTTTGCTGCAAAATGATGGTCAGGAAAACAACATCTGTGTGCTTGCTGAGAATGCAGCTGGACTGCAAACCTTTCAAGCTAAACGTG TGATTCCTTTGCCAAAGCTGAACATCAGAAAAGATGAAGACTATCTCAACCTGGAATGGACATCTCCAGATATTGGGAAAGCTTGTCAGTTGAAGTATGTGGTCTGCTACAGCGAATGCAACAGGGACAAA GGCTGCTTGGAATACCGTTCAGTCTTAAACACCCTAAAACATGGGCCTTTGCCGATTCTCTACAATAAAAACTGCCGTTACGAGTTTAAATTCAATGCCACGCTGGAGAAATATTGCCCGACAATACCCAGTGACGGCATTGCAGTTGAATGTTACG GTAATAACACAGACAGTATTCAGCCGTCCGATGGAACGCTGACTGTGGTCGCCATCGTCATCCCTGTTATTCTGTCTGTCGGCGTCATTCTGTCCTGCTACTGCTTCAGGAG gCACAGAGCCATACTTTGTCCCACCATGCCCGACCCCTCAACCATATTCAAGGAGATGATGAACGGAAACAAAGAACAGAAG aCCATATCAGAGAGTCTGTATACGCCGGTGCCAGAACCCATCGAACCCATCACAATTACCCCTGTATCTGAAAACAGCATCTTCCAGCAAAAGTCCTGA